The following proteins come from a genomic window of Pseudomonas syringae:
- a CDS encoding efflux RND transporter periplasmic adaptor subunit, producing MQFKPAVTVLVTAIALATLLSGCSKKEQAAPPAQTPQVGVVTLKAQPYTLTTELPGRTTAFRVAEVRPQVNGIILKRLFTEGGDVKAGQQLYQIDPAVYEANANSAKATLQSAKSMSDRYKQLVSEQAVSRQEYDTAQASTMEAQAALQTAQINLRYTKVLAPISGRIGRSAVTEGALVSSAQTDAMATIQQLDPIYVDVVQSSADMLKLRNDLDSGKLQKSGDNAAKVKLTLEDSSVYAQEGKLEFSEVSVDQTTGSVTLRAVFPNPEHRLLPGMFVHAQLQAGVNSKAILAPQQGVTRDLKGTPTAMVVNQDNKVEMRTLVANRTVGSDWLIEDGLKEGDRVITEGLQYVKPGAEVKVAEATNVKGANPAPAPATDKAAGSKGE from the coding sequence ATGCAATTCAAGCCAGCTGTTACCGTTCTGGTCACTGCCATCGCCCTGGCAACCCTGCTCAGTGGCTGTAGCAAGAAGGAACAGGCGGCCCCGCCTGCGCAAACCCCTCAGGTCGGCGTCGTTACCCTCAAAGCACAGCCCTATACCCTGACCACCGAGTTACCGGGCCGGACCACTGCATTCCGCGTGGCCGAGGTCCGCCCTCAGGTCAACGGCATCATTCTCAAGCGTCTGTTTACCGAAGGCGGCGACGTCAAGGCCGGACAGCAGCTGTATCAAATTGACCCGGCGGTCTATGAAGCCAACGCCAACAGCGCGAAAGCGACCTTGCAGTCGGCCAAGTCGATGTCTGATCGCTACAAGCAACTGGTCAGCGAGCAGGCGGTCAGCCGTCAGGAATACGACACCGCTCAGGCCTCGACCATGGAAGCTCAGGCAGCCCTGCAGACCGCTCAGATCAACCTGCGCTACACCAAGGTGCTGGCGCCGATTTCCGGCCGTATCGGTCGTTCTGCGGTAACTGAAGGCGCACTGGTAAGCAGCGCTCAGACCGACGCAATGGCAACCATTCAGCAACTCGACCCGATCTACGTGGACGTGGTGCAGTCATCGGCCGACATGCTCAAGCTGCGCAATGACCTGGACAGCGGCAAGCTGCAGAAGTCAGGCGACAACGCGGCCAAGGTCAAGCTGACCCTGGAAGACAGCAGCGTTTACGCCCAGGAAGGCAAACTGGAGTTTTCCGAAGTGTCGGTAGACCAGACCACGGGCTCCGTGACGCTGCGCGCAGTCTTCCCGAACCCTGAACACCGCCTGCTGCCTGGCATGTTCGTTCATGCGCAATTGCAGGCTGGCGTCAATTCGAAAGCCATTCTGGCACCGCAACAAGGTGTGACCCGTGATCTGAAAGGCACGCCGACTGCCATGGTGGTCAATCAGGACAACAAGGTTGAGATGCGCACTCTGGTGGCCAACCGCACCGTGGGCAGCGACTGGCTGATCGAAGACGGCCTGAAAGAAGGTGATCGGGTCATCACCGAAGGCCTGCAATACGTCAAACCCGGTGCAGAAGTGAAAGTCGCCGAAGCGACCAACGTTAAAGGAGCAAACCCGGCGCCTGCCCCGGCCACTGATAAAGCCGCAGGCAGCAAAGGGGAGTAA